CTACTCCCCACCTCCACTATAGCTACAGCtagaagctctctgtctgagcaTCGCCCAGCAGAAACAAGCCCCAGGTAAGAcatcaaacaaaaaacaaaaaaaaacaccacaacacAAACTTTCACTACTTACATGGGGAGGAGGTGGGAAGATGGTGTCTGCTGGGTTTCTTTAACAAGTTTTAAAAACGTTTTCCATAAATAAACTTATTTAGATTATGCAAGAGCCCATACCTTTCCCACTGCTTACCTTTCTAGAGTTTTCAGTAACTTTTTGACCTCTAACAAGCCGTCATCTCCAAAATATACTACAGTTAGGTAAGTCCTTTTATCTTGCTCAATACACACatctctagaaaaaaaaaaagcaaatttagGGTCTTGAAAAAAGTATTGCTTACATGCAATAATGTTAACTCACATTTACAAAAATCTTATTTAATGTCGTATTCAGTTAATGCATTATTGATCATTTATAGTGGCACACAAGCTTTGTTTACAACACTGCAACCCAAAACATTGTACCTACCATATGTAGAAGAAGAACCTTTCTACCATTTCTTTTGTAAATATAATCTTAAGATTGTGGTGAGACGAGACAGGATAGAAAAATCACTTTTATGCACTATGTATCACAAGCATCTCTCACTTTCTCCTGTGTAAATTACTTATGTCTACAAAGAATAACTTTATGATTTATATCATGTGTCAGATCTTTTCTTTAATTTCATCGCAGTTTCATGTGGCTTCATATGCTTTGATATATATTGTACGATTTCAATGCAATGCCATTACTAAAATGCATGTTTCCTAGGGGGATGTACAGAAATTTAGCAATTAACCTCTTTGCATGAGGCGGACGTTTAATTTTGTGGGTTAGTAAACCGTAGCAACAGGGTGGGAGACAAGTCATTAAGTAGCGGTTAGTGGCTACAATAGAAAATGTGAGCTGTTAACTGCCACTTAGAAACTGGCTTTAAGAAATAGCAGCCAATAGCTCAGTCACTACTGGTGAAACACTGAAGTCCGTAAATCGCAACTACTCACTAGCAGTAATGGCTGGATGGCAAAAataaagaacattggaaaaaagcCCATGGACTGATGTACAGGGATCAGTAAAATAACATCCTTGATCTGTGTGCATTCCCATTGTAGTTGCTATGTACCATTCAGACAGAAAAGCATTGAAACTCGGAGAATGTGAAGGGTGGAAAAAGTCTAGGTCTTGACTTTCAGAATGCATATGCTTACTAATAAAGAATTTAAGATTCTGAGATAATTTGCTTTTCAAACACTAGCTGTAAGAATAGAGGGAACCAATGTGGTCAGAATTAGatttcattttaataaaaataaaaataaaaaaaacaagagataATGATTTGTAAATGATGAATGCCTTTGTCAGTTCCTGAGAAAAAGtacaaaccacaaaaaaaaatctgttgaaGGTAATAATTGACTGACAACAATTATAGAAGATTACTTGCATAAACCGTGATCTATCCTGGTTTTGAGAGTTTGACGTGCACCATAGCAAGCATGACTTACCTCACTTTACAATGATTAGCATGTCATGTGTGCATATTGCTAGCAATTGATCCCATTACAATCTGCACATGAAGGCTTGCTGTTCTACAGTAATCATCAACCATCATCATAAAACTGTATATAAGTTTTCTGTTAAACAGTGCACAGGTCAATACTAGTTCACTTGGTACCATTGGCACACACAGGTCTGCTCCCTGCCACTGTCACACGTGGACTGCAGATGGTAAACTCCTGTAAAGCCAAGCATGTCATCTGCCAAGGACACATAGATATCCACACTATGCCACCAGCACATGCAGGCCCACCTTCTGCCACCAGCACATGTAAAAACAGCTGCATCCTGTGCCAAACATAAGACATTCCATGCATTCATTGTGGGCAGGATGGACACTGCAAGTCATTACTACATGGGACAATGGGAAGGGTGGAAATGGGCTACTCAACGCAAActttgttttaaaatttgccccaTGGAATTAAAGATGATGTTTTGCAGATTTTGTAATTTACAGACCACCACCAAATATACCAGagtaaaatttgcctgcccatgtTTTCCTTTCCACAAATGTTGCTTACCGGTAGGTTTGCAAAAACTGAGCGAAAGCATCCGTTCGATCAGAAAGTGGCACGATGATATTAACTAAAGTTTTAGAAGTGTCTTCAGTTTCCACTTTCACCTTCATAAGTGGTCCAAATGGTCGAAATAGAGTTACATGCCGGTAGGCTTGAACATCTTGCTTCTTGTAGAAAAGTTCATAATGAGAACCCTTGTCCCTTTCTGTGCGGTAGTAACCTTGAGAGATGAAAgatcaatttttatttatttcttaaaaGACAAATTACGGTATTACTTTCTAAAGATATAATTAAACAAATTTAAAGAGCCCCAACAGAATTAGACAATTCCTAATTATAGTAACAAAGACATGTCATCATTATGAAAGGCGTTAAAAGGAGGCAAATTTCTAAAGCATTGTTAAAGGAAATCTATAGTTTCAGGAGTACatacatgtatttctgacactatagtttaaAAAGCACAGTTTAGGGCCCCAGCCCCCTCTCCTTACTTTAAAAATGTAGTTTACATCCCTCTTTGCCAGAGCTGCGTCGgtattgctggctctgccctgcctCATTTgccgagatcatcaaatttgacaatATCAGCCgatccaattctttcccataaaaagcattgggaggctaatgagCATGCATGGCAACATGCTGAGCTGtgtcatagagattcattgaattaatacaatgcagcactgacccaggaagcacctctaatggccatctgagtgactgataCTAGAAGTGTTCctagacagtaatgtaaacactgccttttctttgaaaaggcaataatgttaacattaaaaagcctgcagggaaaaaatatagaaaccagaacaacttcattaagctgtagttattctggtgactattgtgtccctttaagttaatttAGGAGacacattattaaagggacactgtaggcactagaccacttcagctcactgaagtggtctgggttcaatgtcacatgtcccttaaccctacagaggtaattattgcagtttctgagaaacggacagacactagagggacttccataaTCAAAATGgtcctttggtccgttatctgacgctgaacgtcctcacgcttgcatgaggacctccagcgtcagattttttccccataggaaagcattgaataatgctttcctatgggaaaatcctAATGGGAGCGTGTCCTCCCACtggctgacgtcagcaggggaggagtgtgggtggaactggattcaggtaagtgactgaaggggttttaacccctttaccaCCGTGGGAGTGGGGCACTGCAGGAgcctatagcgccaggaaaatgggtttgttttcctggcactatagaaaccATGTATTAAAAGTAATAGTTAAAATAATTCTGCTGCTTGAAAACTCTACATGTATCTAGaaacaatgattaaataataatgtTTAAAGTTCTCACCTTCAAGAAAGTCAGTTTCGCTGAACATCACTTTGTCACCATCTCTGTTGTCTTGTTCTTCCTCCTCATCATCTTCTGGATTATTGATAACTTCTAGCCCAGCCTCTATAACCTCAGCCAGTTCATCCCTCCGATCCTTCCTGGTGGGTTTTTCCTCCGGGTGCCGTGTCAATCCCATCTCCAGTTGGTAAACTTTCATTGCATTGAAACTTTCAAAGGGTACCACAGCATATTCACTTGCCAGTTTTGCACCTGCAATAACCTCTGCCTTATCAATCTGTGAGTGAAGAAACTCAAGTAAGTCGTTGGGCTGGTCTTTGTTACCTTGGTGTGCCACACCATTGGCAGCAGAGAGCTTCTTTTCCTGTGCCAATCTCAGTCTCTCGCTCATCTCTTGGAGTTCCTGCTTAAGTTGGGCAATCTGGCGTTTTAGGCTGCTGGCACGGCTTTTGTAATGTTCCTCCTGTTCTTGGAGGAGAGCCTGGTAATATTCCTTGCTGTACATTTCTCCAGGGATTCCAGGAAGAGAGACATTTTGTTCAGACGCGGGAGCACATtccaataaatacattaaaagcaGTAAACTGAACACCAGGGCAAGCCCAACCAATAACCAACGGGTCCTGCCTTGGAGAAATAATCCTCTCCTGGGCATTCTTTTAGAAAATGGTCTTCTTCAGGCATCAAGTCAACCTGGCTGCCAGCAAAGAGCAGTTCGTTTTTTACTCACACTCCTAGATTAATCACGGCACACAGTGGCTCACGTCATTGAATCAAAAAAAAGATTCTGGTTTTCTGTTGCACACTTCTAATGGTGTGCATACTCGATGTTTTCAAACAATATCACAACTGTATTACCTTCATGTGAACTCCATTGACCCATCATGAACATTCGTTGGAACAAGTTCACATACAAGCACCTGTGGCTCGATGATGCGGATTGGTCATCTTACAAACTGCAGCTCATCAGGAACAAGTTGGCCCCCAACTTCCACTGCCCTGGGCTTAAATTCATGAACACATTAGATCCAAGAGGGAGGTATCCTTTaagacaaaaagtaaaaaatttagATCAGAACTTCagagcacaaaaaataaaatactttgcaaTCCACAATATTTTAGGCAATAAGATACTAAAAGGTTATGGGGTTTCGGAAACAAAGGGCCACCATGCTCCCTAGAACATCCCCTAACATCAGACTAGCCATAAACTTCCAAATACCAGTATACATTTTAAGCCCttatcttaaatggacactatagtcacctatatatgtatttgttctggtgagtataataattacCTTCATTCTTTTTgc
The DNA window shown above is from Pelobates fuscus isolate aPelFus1 chromosome 10, aPelFus1.pri, whole genome shotgun sequence and carries:
- the CSGALNACT2 gene encoding chondroitin sulfate N-acetylgalactosaminyltransferase 2, producing MPRRGLFLQGRTRWLLVGLALVFSLLLLMYLLECAPASEQNVSLPGIPGEMYSKEYYQALLQEQEEHYKSRASSLKRQIAQLKQELQEMSERLRLAQEKKLSAANGVAHQGNKDQPNDLLEFLHSQIDKAEVIAGAKLASEYAVVPFESFNAMKVYQLEMGLTRHPEEKPTRKDRRDELAEVIEAGLEVINNPEDDEEEEQDNRDGDKVMFSETDFLEGYYRTERDKGSHYELFYKKQDVQAYRHVTLFRPFGPLMKVKVETEDTSKTLVNIIVPLSDRTDAFAQFLQTYRDVCIEQDKRTYLTVVYFGDDGLLEVKKLLKTLESETGFRNYTLIPLKEEFNRGRGLEVGAHTWNKGDVLLFFCDVDIYFTAGFLDTCRLNARPGKKVFYPVVFSLYNPAIVYANQEVTPPVEQQLVHKKDSGFWRDFGFGMTCQYRSDFLSIGGFDLEVKGWGGEDVHLYRKYLHGDLIVVRTPVPGLFHLWHEKLCVDELTPEQYRMCIQSKAMNEASHPHLGMLVFRDEIEAHLRKQAFRINDNPDA